A window of Nitrospirota bacterium genomic DNA:
AATAATCGTCTTAATACTGCACTGCCGGATGGCCTCGGACATGCACTCATTCCCGGAGGTAAAGTTGAGGTTAACAGAGACCTTTGCTGCCATTTGGACAGCTATGTTTGCAATTGCACCGCCGACTGATGCAGGCAGGAGTATGCCGATGTTTTCTTCCCTGCTGCAGTTTCTCTTTATCCACGACGCAAGCAGAATCGAGGCAGTAAGAGTTTTCCCATAATTAAGTTCCCTGCCTGTGAAATCAGCCATACAAAAGGAGAACCAGTTTCTTTTAGCATTTTTCATAAACCGCAGATGGAGAAGGTCATCAGGAACCCTCCTGAACCGGACGGCATCGCTCCCAAGCTCGACCACAGCCTGACGAATATCATAAGCCTTAACATCCGACTGCATTGGCCGTCCAAAAGATATTGTAATATGATGAGGGAAGCTGTGGGGCAATTTTCTAAGGAATCTCCCACCGCTGAAACTGAACATACTCCCCCAAACACGGTCAAGATGAACAGGGATAACAGGGACATCTAACCCCTCTACTATCCTTTCAAACCCCTTTTTAAATGGAAGGATGTTACCTGTGCGTGTAATCTCACCTTCTGCGAATAAACAGACCGGATTACCTTCCCGCAATTCATTCCTTGCATGGGCAATAGACTGGAGCAGGTCCTTACGGCTCTTTTCAGATACAGGGATAGCACCCATTAATTTAAAAAACCACTGCAGCCATCTGATGTTATAATACGACCGTGCGATCATGAAACGGACAAACCTTTTTGTGCAGGAGCCGATCAAAAGGGCATCAACAAAGGAAACGTGGTTTGATATGAGGAGCACCGGACCTTTTAAGGGTACATTCTCGTATCCCGTAATCCTCACCCTGTAAATTGTCCTGACAACTATCCACAGTACAAACCTGGCAAAATATCCGGGCAATTTCCTTACGATATACGCTGTCACAATAAATGTAACAAAGCCAAATATAAGGATAACTTTATTGGCCTGTATTTGTAGAAAGTCCCTGAATAACCAAAGCGCTCCTGAGGATAAAAGGACTCCGGCCATATTCAGGAAATTGTTGGTCGCTATCAACCTCCCCTTTTCCTGCTGTCCGCTCGCCTGTTGGAGATATGCATTCATAGGCACGATGAACAACCCGCCTGAAAAGCCCATTAAGATCAGGACAATCACTACCATCTTAAATGATGAGGTCGAAAATGAGAGGAGTATTGAAAATAATCCCATCCCGATTGATCCGGCAGGTACAAGCCCAGGCTCGATACTATCACCGGAGAGACGTCCCGCTACAATACTGCCGGCCCCTATCCCGATTGCGAGTGATGCAACAAGAAGCCCGATCCACTGGTCATTTAAATGCATCAACTCCTTCCCGAATAAAATAATAAGCATCTGAAGAAGCGCCCCAAGAAACCAGAAGTAGGAAATCCCGACTACTGTCAACCAGAGAGGCCTGACCTCGTAAAGACGCTTAATGCCTGTTATAATCTCTCCCCACGGGTTCAGCCTGAATGCCTTTTTCGATCCTGATGTCGGGACCTTTGAAATCCTTGTACTCGCCAGCGTACCTGTTACTGCTATAACAATAAGGGCGAACCCCATATACTCAACACGGCCTCTCCACTTTGCAAATATTAAACTGCCGATTGCAGTGCCGAGTATGATGGCAAGAAATGTAGTCATCTCAAGCAAACCGTTTGCCCTTGATAAATCCTTATATGGAAGCATCTCAGGGACTATACCGTATTTTGCAGGGCTAAAGAATGTAGAATGGACAGCAACAAGGAAAAGCACAACCAGCATAAACTCAATCCTGACCGAGCGGAATGCGAACAAGGCAAGTACCATCGCAACAATCTCAAAGCCTTTTGCACCGATAATTACACTCCGTTTATTAAACACATCCGAGACATAACCTGAATACCCGGAAAAAAGCAAGAAGGGAAGAATGAAGAATGCGCCTACAAGAGAAAGGTAGCCGCTGCCGCCGCCGGACTTAGCCACAGTCTCCACAGCAAACAGGGAGACCACCATCTTAAAGAGGTTGTCATTAAATGCCCCAAGAAACTGAGTCATTAGAAATGACAGAAATCCAAAATTTTTTAAAAGGTCTGTGTATCTGCCGCCTGACATAACGGGCTATATTATGAATGTATGAACGGATTTTTGCAAACTGTTAAGTTTAATTTCAGCGATTCTCTTGTTTCACCGATAATTGCTGATTAAGTTACATTTGCCTTGCAATAAGAACACTATTATAGTAATATTATTAAAATTTTTAATGGGGCTAAAAGATAGATTTTAGAATTATCTCACGCCAGCCGAGCCGCCAAGAGATAATATTCACTGGCGGCGTTTTCCAAGCCCAAAATCTGAAGGAAATAATAAAAAATGAAAACCGGCAATAAATTATTCCTAATAGGTATAGCAGTATTATATATAACATTTCATGGGATATTAAATTCTTCTTTTGCAGGTGAAGCAAGCCTTTCATGGACACCGCCAACGACTAATGTTGATGGCACAACCTTAACAGACCTTGCCGGATACAAAGTTTACTATGGAACATCCTCAGGCAGCTATAGCTCAATATTAGATGTTGGGAATGTGACTGCATATACGCTGACAAACCTTACAGAAAACATTACAT
This region includes:
- a CDS encoding MFS transporter: MSGGRYTDLLKNFGFLSFLMTQFLGAFNDNLFKMVVSLFAVETVAKSGGGSGYLSLVGAFFILPFLLFSGYSGYVSDVFNKRSVIIGAKGFEIVAMVLALFAFRSVRIEFMLVVLFLVAVHSTFFSPAKYGIVPEMLPYKDLSRANGLLEMTTFLAIILGTAIGSLIFAKWRGRVEYMGFALIVIAVTGTLASTRISKVPTSGSKKAFRLNPWGEIITGIKRLYEVRPLWLTVVGISYFWFLGALLQMLIILFGKELMHLNDQWIGLLVASLAIGIGAGSIVAGRLSGDSIEPGLVPAGSIGMGLFSILLSFSTSSFKMVVIVLILMGFSGGLFIVPMNAYLQQASGQQEKGRLIATNNFLNMAGVLLSSGALWLFRDFLQIQANKVILIFGFVTFIVTAYIVRKLPGYFARFVLWIVVRTIYRVRITGYENVPLKGPVLLISNHVSFVDALLIGSCTKRFVRFMIARSYYNIRWLQWFFKLMGAIPVSEKSRKDLLQSIAHARNELREGNPVCLFAEGEITRTGNILPFKKGFERIVEGLDVPVIPVHLDRVWGSMFSFSGGRFLRKLPHSFPHHITISFGRPMQSDVKAYDIRQAVVELGSDAVRFRRVPDDLLHLRFMKNAKRNWFSFCMADFTGRELNYGKTLTASILLASWIKRNCSREENIGILLPASVGGAIANIAVQMAAKVSVNLNFTSGNECMSEAIRQCSIKTIISSRKFIEAVGHSPSFLKGEESAKLSSSPLPLGERVRVRGGEVDAANMVFLEDIMQSVTSSQKIISGAAAFLLPYTLLKRLVIRDRRKPDDLAAVICSSGSTGIPKGVMLSHHNLISNIEGFSQVFHLTKKDKVMGVLPFFHSFGFTATLWFPLVIGFGAVYHANPLDAKTVGEMTSRYKATILLSTPTFCSSYIKKCDGEDFSSLRYAIVGAEKLQGTVAAGFKEKFGIDLMEGYGCTEMGPVVSVNMQNIEHWTVRQCGNKPGTVGHPIPGVAAKVVDIETGEPLGNGKGQEGMLLIKGQNRMIGYLGQPEKTRDVLKDGWYITGDIASIDEDGFIMITDRLSRFSKIGGEMVPHVKIEETISGLLGNAGCFVTAVTDSSKGERLVVLHTDKDMNSDDIWKYLCRTDLPRLWIPRRDNIYYIETIPTLGSGKVDMWQARSVAIEMSKARS